The DNA region TGAGCGTTTACAAGATATAGGTTATCAAGTGACAGAAATTATTGCAGTTGTTGATCGACAACAGGGTGGTTCTGAATTTTACGCGAGCCAAAACTTGAAATTTTCGAGTCTATTTACAATTGCCGATGTCCAGAAAGCTTACCAAGCATTAAAGAGCTGAGGTTATCCTCACTAACATCTAAAAAGCTCCCAAACATTACGTTTAGGAGCTTTTTATTTATCTCAAGATTGTGAGTGTAAAATCTATCTGAATTCGAGTGTCAATCTCAATGAATTAACGATGGACTAATTTTTAGAGTCCAGGGATGTTTAGGCCGCTAGTGAGTTCTTCCATTCTGGAGCGCATTGTCTCAGTAGATTTTGTGTAAGCGTCAGTGAGTGCTTCAGTGACAGCTGCAGATAGATCCGCAGAACCTTTGGCGATCGCCGCATCAGAGATTTCTACACTACGGGGTTCTTGATTACCACTAAGGATGACTTTGACAGAACCATCAGCATTTGTACCTTCAACGTTCATTGCTTCAAGCTCTTCTTGGAGCTTTTTCGCTCCTTCTTGCACCTGTTGTGCTTTTTGAAACGCATTAGCAAGTTCTTTCATCTTGCCAAGTCCGAGACCAAATCCTTGTCCTTTTGCCATAGTGGTTACAGAGTTAAATGTCTAATATGCTTCAGTGGAGAGATCGAAAAGATACGATGAAATCGATATGACGATCCGTAGACTATCTTAATATCCTCACGCTCTTATTGGTGAATTTGCGAAAGTTCTACTATTTCAATGGTGAGTTTGCATAGGAAAAATCGCCGAGAATTTTCACTTCAGGTTTTAGTAAAATCTCCCAATGTTCTTCAACTTGAGCTTGCACATGCTGAATCAGTTGAAAAATATCCATGGCTTTTGCATCACCACAATTCAAGATAAAGTTTGCATGGCGTTCTGCAACTTGTGCCCCACCAATGCGATAACCCTTAAGTCCTAGTTCTTCGATTAACCGCCCAGCGGCTTTGGGGTAAGGGTTACGGAAGACACTGCCACAGCTAGGGAGGTGATAAGGCTGGGTTTCTTTACGCATCTTGAAGTTGGCGTTGGTTGTGCGCTTAATTTCTTTTGCTTCAAAACCAGTTTCTAGCTTAAATGCTGCTTCCAGAACGAGGCGATCGCCTCCCTGAAGATTAGATGTTCGATACCGATAATCAAGGGCTTCCGCCTCTAACTGCGTAATCGAACCATCAGGCTCAAGTACTTTCACCCATTGCAACACGTCAGCAACGCAACCTTGGTGAGCACCTGCATTCATGACGATACTACCTCCCACACTACCCGGAATACCAACGGCCCATTCTAAACCACTCCAACCCCGTTTTGCTGCATTCCATGCGAGACGAGCAATCGGTTCCCCAGCACTAGCAATCAATAACCCTTCTGTTTCAGCGTGGTAATACCTAAGGCGATGTGTATTAAGCACAAATCCAGGTAAACCATGGTCGCTGATTAATAAGTTAGAGCCAGCTCCTAAAATCGTTAACGGTAGATCCTCGCGATAGTCGACATACCATTCGATACAAGCTTGAGTTTCCTCTAGAGATGTCGGTTCGGCATAGAATTCCGCATCGCCACCGACCCGAAATGATGTGAACTTCGCTAGATTGATTTTTGACTTGATTAAAGAGGATGAGGGTTGGGGAGTTGAGACAGGGAGTCTCGTGATTGAAGACCGGGAAGGGGGAGAGCAGACCATTCGTTTTGCTGACTTGTTGCTAGGTTACAATTCGCGATGCACGCACCTTAATCTGAAATTTCAAACTTCGTCAATGGACATTTGACTGATCCATCATCAAAATTACTTATTCAGGGAAACTCTCATTAAAAAAAACAGCAATAATCTGATTGAGATTTCCAGCACCTAAAAATAAGACTAAATCTCCATGCTGTAATTGCGGTGATAGCCATCGGGGTAGCTGACGAAAATCGGGTTGATAAAACACATTATCTTGGTGCTGTGCGATCGCCTGCTGGAGGGTTTCACCTGTAAGGTTAGCGGTATTTTCCTCTCCTGCACCATAAATATCCGTAATTACCGTAATATCGGCATCTTTAAAGGAGACCGCAAATTCATCAAGGAAACTAGCCGTGCGACTATAGCGATGCGGTTGGAATATGGCCACAACGCGACGATCCTTGCCTGATCTGATTCTCGCGGCTGCAAGGGTGACTGAAATTTCGCTTGGGTGATGGGCATAATCATCAATAAAAGTAATTCCCTGACGTTTGCCTTTCACCTCGAAACGCCGTTTTGCGCCGCCAAACGTGGCAAGAGCTTCGGCAATTGGTGCGAAGGGCACATCAAAATAACGGGCAACGGCGATCGCCGCTAATGCATTATTTAGATTATGTTTCCCAAGTAATGTCAGGCTAATCTCACCGAGGCGATCGCCCCTTTCCCAAATTGTGGCGGTCGTCGCCATCGCCCCATAATCAATATCTGTTGCCCAATAATCCGCATTTGTGTGGTTATCAATTGCGTAGCTAATGTCAAAATCTAAAGACCCAGAAGCGATCGTTGGGCAATCAAGACAAGCTACTAATACCTTGCAACGCTCAGCAAAAGTGCGGAAAGTTTCAATGACATCATCAATAGACTGGTAATGATCCGGGTGATCCAGCTCGATATTTGTCACAATCCCGATCTTCGGGTTGAGCTTTACTAATGTGCCATCTGACTCATCCGCTTCTGCGACTAAATAGCCGCTATCTCCTAAACGGGCATTGCCATTCCAAGCATCGACTTCACCGCCGACGATGATTGTGGGATCGAGACCCGCCTTGAGCAAAATGTAGCCAATCAAGCTACTTGTGGTTGTTTTGCCATGGGTGCCACCAACCGCGACACTGTCATATTCATTAACTAAAGCCGCCAACACATCAGAGCGGTGAAAAATATC from [Leptolyngbya] sp. PCC 7376 includes:
- the murC gene encoding UDP-N-acetylmuramate--L-alanine ligase — its product is MKTVDLSGKPFHFIGIGGIGMSALAYVLAQRNLPVSGSDRRSSHITERLAGAGANIFSQQVKENLHPVEPEANTATKLPQVICSTAIGKENPEFQAAQSLGCDIFHRSDVLAALVNEYDSVAVGGTHGKTTTSSLIGYILLKAGLDPTIIVGGEVDAWNGNARLGDSGYLVAEADESDGTLVKLNPKIGIVTNIELDHPDHYQSIDDVIETFRTFAERCKVLVACLDCPTIASGSLDFDISYAIDNHTNADYWATDIDYGAMATTATIWERGDRLGEISLTLLGKHNLNNALAAIAVARYFDVPFAPIAEALATFGGAKRRFEVKGKRQGITFIDDYAHHPSEISVTLAAARIRSGKDRRVVAIFQPHRYSRTASFLDEFAVSFKDADITVITDIYGAGEENTANLTGETLQQAIAQHQDNVFYQPDFRQLPRWLSPQLQHGDLVLFLGAGNLNQIIAVFFNESFPE
- a CDS encoding YbaB/EbfC family nucleoid-associated protein; translated protein: MAKGQGFGLGLGKMKELANAFQKAQQVQEGAKKLQEELEAMNVEGTNADGSVKVILSGNQEPRSVEISDAAIAKGSADLSAAVTEALTDAYTKSTETMRSRMEELTSGLNIPGL
- the murB gene encoding UDP-N-acetylmuramate dehydrogenase, with translation MVCSPPSRSSITRLPVSTPQPSSSLIKSKINLAKFTSFRVGGDAEFYAEPTSLEETQACIEWYVDYREDLPLTILGAGSNLLISDHGLPGFVLNTHRLRYYHAETEGLLIASAGEPIARLAWNAAKRGWSGLEWAVGIPGSVGGSIVMNAGAHQGCVADVLQWVKVLEPDGSITQLEAEALDYRYRTSNLQGGDRLVLEAAFKLETGFEAKEIKRTTNANFKMRKETQPYHLPSCGSVFRNPYPKAAGRLIEELGLKGYRIGGAQVAERHANFILNCGDAKAMDIFQLIQHVQAQVEEHWEILLKPEVKILGDFSYANSPLK